From Hydractinia symbiolongicarpus strain clone_291-10 chromosome 12, HSymV2.1, whole genome shotgun sequence, one genomic window encodes:
- the LOC130622403 gene encoding integrin beta-1-A-like isoform X2, which produces MCIKFFETVKTKMWINLFVVLSLMCFFTTINGQAADNPCTQASDCSSCLKAGGRCYWCADSDFTDGTNARRPRCNAKPTLQTSGCKKIVIEDGSVKFTVNNKFDSIVQVRPQKVQLRLRKDQTQTFKLTVRPAKDFPVQLYYLMDMSRSMDDDLTKLKTLGTKIAEEIKTITANYSLGFGTFVDKTVSPFVQIEKLNQPCLTESKEPCMPTFGYKHNFDFDKDAKKFEAAVSRQKISGNLDTPEGGFDALMQVAVCSSKLGWADVTKSRRIVVFVTDASPHIAGDGKLGGITVPNDGACHLQDIGSVEKRYTKSNEQDYPSISLLKSKLKENKIVPIFAVTKDAYGVYQKLSDEWKDLLAAIGVLERDSSNIVDLIRDKYKSISTTARLGTDKLPKGVIVNFKVQPGCPNSNKNNECTDMKVNTDVEFEVGVTAVTCPKDWKTDDRSFKITIPVFGDVEVTIKMICDCDCETKTTEIEENSAKCNGTGAYKCGICYCNEGRFGKKCQCNSKDQADQSLCKRNDTESEGLICSGFGSCICGKCECNRREIEGEFITGRYCECNNFGCPRYEGKVCGGPGRGVCECGRCICKEAFLGENCGAVDCTAGRVNCISDLATNTVCNKNGKCACDRCECDTGYKGELCEKCVSCPGKCSDSKDCVRCLAFGEPNKEFCDKLDCSHINWKWINSTKEQCAFKDDNECYVIFSFQQDLISGNETVLVQREKRCIVVVKKEINILAIVLGIIGGIVLLGLILLLLWKLLITAYDNYEYHKFEKDRMKSNWQTGENPIYKPSNQKFTNPTFAGNK; this is translated from the exons ATGTGTATCAAGTTTTTTG aaacagtaaaaacaaaaatgtggaTTAATTTGTTTGTGGTATTGTCGTTGATGTGTTTTTTCACAACTATAAATGGACAAGCAGCTG ACAACCCTTGTACACAAGCTTCTGATTGCTCAAGCTGTCTCAAAGCAGGGGGTCGATGCTACTGGTGTGCTGATTCA GATTTCACTGATGGCACTAATGCCCGTAGGCCTAGGTGCAATGCTAAGCCTACATTACAAACTAGTGGatgtaaaaagattgttatagAGGATGGGAGTGTAAAG TTTACTGTGAATAATAAATTTGATTCAATTGTTCAAGTCCGACCACAAAAGGTTCAACTTAGACTCCGAAAAG ATCAAACCCAAACTTTTAAACTGACTGTTCGACCTGCAAAAGACTTTCCTGTGCAACTGTATTATCTTATGGACATGTCTAGATCTATGGATGATGATTTGACTAAATTAAAAACACTTGGTACAAAGATAG cggaagaaataaaaactatcACTGCTAATTACTCTCTTGGTTTTGGGACATTTGTAGACAAAACAGTGTCGCCGTTTGTCCAGATTGAGAAGTT AAATCAGCCTTGTTTAACAGAGAGCAAAGAGCCTTGCATGCCTACTTTTGGTTACAAACACAACTTCGACTTTGATAAGGATGCAAAGAAATTCGAG gcaGCGGTTTCACGacaaaaaatatcaggaaaccTTGATACTCCTGAGGGTGGTTTTGATGCTTTGATGCAAGTTGCAGTTTGTTCATCA AAATTAGGTTGGGCTGACGTTACAAAGTCTAGAAGAATTGTTGTTTTCGTCACTGATGCTAGTCCTCATATTGCAGGCGATGGAAAA CTTGGTGGTATAACTGTTCCCAACGATGGTGCGTGTCATTTGCAAGATATTGGTTCCGTTGAAAAGAGATACACAAAATCAAATGAGCAG GATTATCCTTCTATATCATTATTGAAATCCAAATTGAAAGAGAACAAAATCGTCCCCATATTTGCCGTGACAAAGGATGCCTATGGTGTTTATCAG AAACTTTCTGATGAATGGAAAGATCTTTTAGCTGCCATTGGTGTGTTGGAAAGAGATTCCTCAAATATTGTAGATTTGATTCGAGACAAGTACAAG TCCATCTCAACTACGGCACGTTTGGGCACTGATAAGTTACCTAAAGGTGTCATTGTCAATTTTAAAGTTCAACCAGGATGCCCAAATAGTAATAAGAATAACGAGTGCACTGATATGAAGGTGAATACAGATGTTGAATTTGAAGTTGGTGTAACAGCTGTTACCTGTCCAAAAGATTGGAAAACTGATGATAGAAG TTTCAAGATCACTATTCCAGTTTTCGGTGATGTGGAGGTTACAATTAAAATGATTTGTGATTGCGATTGCGAAACAAAAACAACGGAAATTGAAGAAAATTCCGCAAAATGCAACGGAACTGGTGCTTACAAGTGTGGTATTTGTTATTGTAATGAAGGACGATTTGGTAAAAAATGTCAATGTAATAGTAAAGATCAGGCTGATCAATCATTATGCAAGCGAAATGATACTGAATCTGAAGGGCTAATCTGTAGTGGATTTGGTTCTTGTATTTGTGGCAAGTGTGAATGTAACCGTAGAGAG ATAGAGGGTGAATTTATTACAGGCAGATACTGTGAGTGCAATAATTTTGGTTGTCCAAGATACGAGGGAAAAGTTTGTGGAG gcCCCGGTAGAGGGGTTTGCGAATGTGGAAGATGTATTTGTAAAGAAGCCTTTTTGGGAGAAAACTGTGGCGCTGTTGATTGTACTGCTGGACGAGTCAACTGTATTAGTGATTTGGCTACAAAT ACTGTGTGTAATAAAAATGGAAAGTGTGCTTGCGACCGTTGCGAATGTGATACTGGCTACAAGGGAGAGTTATGCGAAAAATGTGTG TCATGTCCCGGTAAATGTTCTGACAGCAAAGACTGCGTGCGTTGTTTGGCATTCGGAGAACCGAACAAGGAGTTTTGTGATAAATTAGATTGCAGCCATATAAACTGGAAATGGATAAATTCGACTAAGGAGCAATGCGCATTTAAAGATGACAACGAGTGTTATGTTATCTTCAGTTTTCAACAAGATCTAATTTCTGGCAACGAAACGGTTTTAGTCCAACGGGAAAAAC GTTGCATCGTTGTTGTAAAGAAAGAAATTAACATCCTTGCTATTGTATTGGGAATAATTGGCGGAATTGTGCTACTTGGTctcattttgttgttgttatggaAACTACTAATCACAGCCTAT GATAATTATGAATACCACAAATTCGAAAAAGACAGAATGAAGTCTAACTGGCAGACT GGTGAAAATCCAATCTACAAGCCGTCCAACCAGAAATTCACTAACCCAACATTTGCcggtaacaaataa
- the LOC130622403 gene encoding integrin beta-1-A-like isoform X3, with product MWINLFVVLSLMCFFTTINGQAADNPCTQASDCSSCLKAGGRCYWCADSDFTDGTNARRPRCNAKPTLQTSGCKKIVIEDGSVKFTVNNKFDSIVQVRPQKVQLRLRKDQTQTFKLTVRPAKDFPVQLYYLMDMSRSMDDDLTKLKTLGTKIAEEIKTITANYSLGFGTFVDKTVSPFVQIEKLNQPCLTESKEPCMPTFGYKHNFDFDKDAKKFEAAVSRQKISGNLDTPEGGFDALMQVAVCSSKLGWADVTKSRRIVVFVTDASPHIAGDGKLGGITVPNDGACHLQDIGSVEKRYTKSNEQDYPSISLLKSKLKENKIVPIFAVTKDAYGVYQKLSDEWKDLLAAIGVLERDSSNIVDLIRDKYKSISTTARLGTDKLPKGVIVNFKVQPGCPNSNKNNECTDMKVNTDVEFEVGVTAVTCPKDWKTDDRSFKITIPVFGDVEVTIKMICDCDCETKTTEIEENSAKCNGTGAYKCGICYCNEGRFGKKCQCNSKDQADQSLCKRNDTESEGLICSGFGSCICGKCECNRREIEGEFITGRYCECNNFGCPRYEGKVCGGPGRGVCECGRCICKEAFLGENCGAVDCTAGRVNCISDLATNTVCNKNGKCACDRCECDTGYKGELCEKCVSCPGKCSDSKDCVRCLAFGEPNKEFCDKLDCSHINWKWINSTKEQCAFKDDNECYVIFSFQQDLISGNETVLVQREKRCIVVVKKEINILAIVLGIIGGIVLLGLILLLLWKLLITAYDNYEYHKFEKDRMKSNWQTGENPIYKPSNQKFTNPTFAGNK from the exons atgtggaTTAATTTGTTTGTGGTATTGTCGTTGATGTGTTTTTTCACAACTATAAATGGACAAGCAGCTG ACAACCCTTGTACACAAGCTTCTGATTGCTCAAGCTGTCTCAAAGCAGGGGGTCGATGCTACTGGTGTGCTGATTCA GATTTCACTGATGGCACTAATGCCCGTAGGCCTAGGTGCAATGCTAAGCCTACATTACAAACTAGTGGatgtaaaaagattgttatagAGGATGGGAGTGTAAAG TTTACTGTGAATAATAAATTTGATTCAATTGTTCAAGTCCGACCACAAAAGGTTCAACTTAGACTCCGAAAAG ATCAAACCCAAACTTTTAAACTGACTGTTCGACCTGCAAAAGACTTTCCTGTGCAACTGTATTATCTTATGGACATGTCTAGATCTATGGATGATGATTTGACTAAATTAAAAACACTTGGTACAAAGATAG cggaagaaataaaaactatcACTGCTAATTACTCTCTTGGTTTTGGGACATTTGTAGACAAAACAGTGTCGCCGTTTGTCCAGATTGAGAAGTT AAATCAGCCTTGTTTAACAGAGAGCAAAGAGCCTTGCATGCCTACTTTTGGTTACAAACACAACTTCGACTTTGATAAGGATGCAAAGAAATTCGAG gcaGCGGTTTCACGacaaaaaatatcaggaaaccTTGATACTCCTGAGGGTGGTTTTGATGCTTTGATGCAAGTTGCAGTTTGTTCATCA AAATTAGGTTGGGCTGACGTTACAAAGTCTAGAAGAATTGTTGTTTTCGTCACTGATGCTAGTCCTCATATTGCAGGCGATGGAAAA CTTGGTGGTATAACTGTTCCCAACGATGGTGCGTGTCATTTGCAAGATATTGGTTCCGTTGAAAAGAGATACACAAAATCAAATGAGCAG GATTATCCTTCTATATCATTATTGAAATCCAAATTGAAAGAGAACAAAATCGTCCCCATATTTGCCGTGACAAAGGATGCCTATGGTGTTTATCAG AAACTTTCTGATGAATGGAAAGATCTTTTAGCTGCCATTGGTGTGTTGGAAAGAGATTCCTCAAATATTGTAGATTTGATTCGAGACAAGTACAAG TCCATCTCAACTACGGCACGTTTGGGCACTGATAAGTTACCTAAAGGTGTCATTGTCAATTTTAAAGTTCAACCAGGATGCCCAAATAGTAATAAGAATAACGAGTGCACTGATATGAAGGTGAATACAGATGTTGAATTTGAAGTTGGTGTAACAGCTGTTACCTGTCCAAAAGATTGGAAAACTGATGATAGAAG TTTCAAGATCACTATTCCAGTTTTCGGTGATGTGGAGGTTACAATTAAAATGATTTGTGATTGCGATTGCGAAACAAAAACAACGGAAATTGAAGAAAATTCCGCAAAATGCAACGGAACTGGTGCTTACAAGTGTGGTATTTGTTATTGTAATGAAGGACGATTTGGTAAAAAATGTCAATGTAATAGTAAAGATCAGGCTGATCAATCATTATGCAAGCGAAATGATACTGAATCTGAAGGGCTAATCTGTAGTGGATTTGGTTCTTGTATTTGTGGCAAGTGTGAATGTAACCGTAGAGAG ATAGAGGGTGAATTTATTACAGGCAGATACTGTGAGTGCAATAATTTTGGTTGTCCAAGATACGAGGGAAAAGTTTGTGGAG gcCCCGGTAGAGGGGTTTGCGAATGTGGAAGATGTATTTGTAAAGAAGCCTTTTTGGGAGAAAACTGTGGCGCTGTTGATTGTACTGCTGGACGAGTCAACTGTATTAGTGATTTGGCTACAAAT ACTGTGTGTAATAAAAATGGAAAGTGTGCTTGCGACCGTTGCGAATGTGATACTGGCTACAAGGGAGAGTTATGCGAAAAATGTGTG TCATGTCCCGGTAAATGTTCTGACAGCAAAGACTGCGTGCGTTGTTTGGCATTCGGAGAACCGAACAAGGAGTTTTGTGATAAATTAGATTGCAGCCATATAAACTGGAAATGGATAAATTCGACTAAGGAGCAATGCGCATTTAAAGATGACAACGAGTGTTATGTTATCTTCAGTTTTCAACAAGATCTAATTTCTGGCAACGAAACGGTTTTAGTCCAACGGGAAAAAC GTTGCATCGTTGTTGTAAAGAAAGAAATTAACATCCTTGCTATTGTATTGGGAATAATTGGCGGAATTGTGCTACTTGGTctcattttgttgttgttatggaAACTACTAATCACAGCCTAT GATAATTATGAATACCACAAATTCGAAAAAGACAGAATGAAGTCTAACTGGCAGACT GGTGAAAATCCAATCTACAAGCCGTCCAACCAGAAATTCACTAACCCAACATTTGCcggtaacaaataa
- the LOC130622403 gene encoding integrin beta-1-A-like isoform X1 has translation MEKSRLKTVKTKMWINLFVVLSLMCFFTTINGQAADNPCTQASDCSSCLKAGGRCYWCADSDFTDGTNARRPRCNAKPTLQTSGCKKIVIEDGSVKFTVNNKFDSIVQVRPQKVQLRLRKDQTQTFKLTVRPAKDFPVQLYYLMDMSRSMDDDLTKLKTLGTKIAEEIKTITANYSLGFGTFVDKTVSPFVQIEKLNQPCLTESKEPCMPTFGYKHNFDFDKDAKKFEAAVSRQKISGNLDTPEGGFDALMQVAVCSSKLGWADVTKSRRIVVFVTDASPHIAGDGKLGGITVPNDGACHLQDIGSVEKRYTKSNEQDYPSISLLKSKLKENKIVPIFAVTKDAYGVYQKLSDEWKDLLAAIGVLERDSSNIVDLIRDKYKSISTTARLGTDKLPKGVIVNFKVQPGCPNSNKNNECTDMKVNTDVEFEVGVTAVTCPKDWKTDDRSFKITIPVFGDVEVTIKMICDCDCETKTTEIEENSAKCNGTGAYKCGICYCNEGRFGKKCQCNSKDQADQSLCKRNDTESEGLICSGFGSCICGKCECNRREIEGEFITGRYCECNNFGCPRYEGKVCGGPGRGVCECGRCICKEAFLGENCGAVDCTAGRVNCISDLATNTVCNKNGKCACDRCECDTGYKGELCEKCVSCPGKCSDSKDCVRCLAFGEPNKEFCDKLDCSHINWKWINSTKEQCAFKDDNECYVIFSFQQDLISGNETVLVQREKRCIVVVKKEINILAIVLGIIGGIVLLGLILLLLWKLLITAYDNYEYHKFEKDRMKSNWQTGENPIYKPSNQKFTNPTFAGNK, from the exons ATGGAAAAATCCAGGCTGA aaacagtaaaaacaaaaatgtggaTTAATTTGTTTGTGGTATTGTCGTTGATGTGTTTTTTCACAACTATAAATGGACAAGCAGCTG ACAACCCTTGTACACAAGCTTCTGATTGCTCAAGCTGTCTCAAAGCAGGGGGTCGATGCTACTGGTGTGCTGATTCA GATTTCACTGATGGCACTAATGCCCGTAGGCCTAGGTGCAATGCTAAGCCTACATTACAAACTAGTGGatgtaaaaagattgttatagAGGATGGGAGTGTAAAG TTTACTGTGAATAATAAATTTGATTCAATTGTTCAAGTCCGACCACAAAAGGTTCAACTTAGACTCCGAAAAG ATCAAACCCAAACTTTTAAACTGACTGTTCGACCTGCAAAAGACTTTCCTGTGCAACTGTATTATCTTATGGACATGTCTAGATCTATGGATGATGATTTGACTAAATTAAAAACACTTGGTACAAAGATAG cggaagaaataaaaactatcACTGCTAATTACTCTCTTGGTTTTGGGACATTTGTAGACAAAACAGTGTCGCCGTTTGTCCAGATTGAGAAGTT AAATCAGCCTTGTTTAACAGAGAGCAAAGAGCCTTGCATGCCTACTTTTGGTTACAAACACAACTTCGACTTTGATAAGGATGCAAAGAAATTCGAG gcaGCGGTTTCACGacaaaaaatatcaggaaaccTTGATACTCCTGAGGGTGGTTTTGATGCTTTGATGCAAGTTGCAGTTTGTTCATCA AAATTAGGTTGGGCTGACGTTACAAAGTCTAGAAGAATTGTTGTTTTCGTCACTGATGCTAGTCCTCATATTGCAGGCGATGGAAAA CTTGGTGGTATAACTGTTCCCAACGATGGTGCGTGTCATTTGCAAGATATTGGTTCCGTTGAAAAGAGATACACAAAATCAAATGAGCAG GATTATCCTTCTATATCATTATTGAAATCCAAATTGAAAGAGAACAAAATCGTCCCCATATTTGCCGTGACAAAGGATGCCTATGGTGTTTATCAG AAACTTTCTGATGAATGGAAAGATCTTTTAGCTGCCATTGGTGTGTTGGAAAGAGATTCCTCAAATATTGTAGATTTGATTCGAGACAAGTACAAG TCCATCTCAACTACGGCACGTTTGGGCACTGATAAGTTACCTAAAGGTGTCATTGTCAATTTTAAAGTTCAACCAGGATGCCCAAATAGTAATAAGAATAACGAGTGCACTGATATGAAGGTGAATACAGATGTTGAATTTGAAGTTGGTGTAACAGCTGTTACCTGTCCAAAAGATTGGAAAACTGATGATAGAAG TTTCAAGATCACTATTCCAGTTTTCGGTGATGTGGAGGTTACAATTAAAATGATTTGTGATTGCGATTGCGAAACAAAAACAACGGAAATTGAAGAAAATTCCGCAAAATGCAACGGAACTGGTGCTTACAAGTGTGGTATTTGTTATTGTAATGAAGGACGATTTGGTAAAAAATGTCAATGTAATAGTAAAGATCAGGCTGATCAATCATTATGCAAGCGAAATGATACTGAATCTGAAGGGCTAATCTGTAGTGGATTTGGTTCTTGTATTTGTGGCAAGTGTGAATGTAACCGTAGAGAG ATAGAGGGTGAATTTATTACAGGCAGATACTGTGAGTGCAATAATTTTGGTTGTCCAAGATACGAGGGAAAAGTTTGTGGAG gcCCCGGTAGAGGGGTTTGCGAATGTGGAAGATGTATTTGTAAAGAAGCCTTTTTGGGAGAAAACTGTGGCGCTGTTGATTGTACTGCTGGACGAGTCAACTGTATTAGTGATTTGGCTACAAAT ACTGTGTGTAATAAAAATGGAAAGTGTGCTTGCGACCGTTGCGAATGTGATACTGGCTACAAGGGAGAGTTATGCGAAAAATGTGTG TCATGTCCCGGTAAATGTTCTGACAGCAAAGACTGCGTGCGTTGTTTGGCATTCGGAGAACCGAACAAGGAGTTTTGTGATAAATTAGATTGCAGCCATATAAACTGGAAATGGATAAATTCGACTAAGGAGCAATGCGCATTTAAAGATGACAACGAGTGTTATGTTATCTTCAGTTTTCAACAAGATCTAATTTCTGGCAACGAAACGGTTTTAGTCCAACGGGAAAAAC GTTGCATCGTTGTTGTAAAGAAAGAAATTAACATCCTTGCTATTGTATTGGGAATAATTGGCGGAATTGTGCTACTTGGTctcattttgttgttgttatggaAACTACTAATCACAGCCTAT GATAATTATGAATACCACAAATTCGAAAAAGACAGAATGAAGTCTAACTGGCAGACT GGTGAAAATCCAATCTACAAGCCGTCCAACCAGAAATTCACTAACCCAACATTTGCcggtaacaaataa